In Flavobacterium endoglycinae, one DNA window encodes the following:
- a CDS encoding RHS repeat-associated core domain-containing protein has translation MKKFYFVFLFLLAGLWVSGQSTEVGVTEGELSVSLTGAANYTIPIAVPPGINGVVPQINLVYNSQGGNGVAGYGWNISGISSISRIPATKFHDGVIDPVDFNVLDRFALDGQRLIIKNGTNGVYGANGTVYETESFSNIKITSFGVHPSGANYGPAYFLVEYPDGSKAYYGNSSDSRSVTEWAITYWENSQQVRISYDYSASDNTFNNVLNITSIKYGSIATETPINLIRFKYDARKRIEQSYVGGISIKSNTILKEINIIGNGTGFRNYVLKQEETSLNYEMLKSITEKSGDNIKSYNPTIFSYDDTVNSSPLKASISATLGWSGLNNLNTDYISGDFNDDGKTDFLLYSKTAGLRDKYTIYSNIVSGTLNTGKQDVVGSFENIFPASFLSQDNKMLPQGWMIVKKNDTKCTFSLYGVGSTSPTYKHYEKEFDFSKTVTKESNWSYCNPTDYKGVITENVPVDYYSGDFNGDGLTDVISIERSFYYDMKVCNFGNRTTEYQRTLYQGGTVYFFDLDRRIANNKADNIGSIKLNGTANTKIFIADFNGDGKSDIYVLDTNFVKVYGFNKDNKLVLLSENTIADTGIVLDRPILLGDYNGDGKIDFVIPNELNKDSWNFYLATGVSFKKINTSIGILYEYGNLNYYEVKGNDGVVRYPYSLKESTYIANDYNGDGKTDILYQQNLTTAQDGFFGKTGSPIVTKLILFENIKVTDSEVMFSPIDAPEEFSGIGRNSIPIFTNHNQINQNLEYSVIYDNMIKSFKSPKDSREDVLLKGITNGNKVKETITYKPLKQDPYEPVYTPTSLVETFPNIDVITAPGFRIVSMLAKQSEDVDKKQLYFYSGAVSNAEGLGFLGFRSTSKTNWHQDDSQIISTIFKFDTNLRGANVENYTVLGLHMPLIYNRNAINTPNTIVKDNNYNVSGIENLLATQSIVLKPNTWIKAGSTFSAKINEDANMGTSTNTPTNFITKSLLSYESELLSNKVFKIKNNKTKQFNGLENTGSETTTEYDNYNNPLKSVTLLKEGGSTIQTTVSNLSYVASSSTPYVVGRPAGKNQSITISGDVMTTEESYTFSNSLLTQVKKKGTNTDYITEDNVYDTYGNVVKKTITAVGLTSRVTSYDYDSSGRFLIKSTDVEGLSTSYDYNLSNGLVKSDTNPFGLKTTYDYDSWFRKTKTTDYLGKIQSYVYTRNNERTVITTSADDGSASEETFDDLGRKIKSGSKDINGTFSYVSYLYDIYDRNYKVSEPYFGSSPTQWNEVKFDQYGRNSESISFTGKTTSITYSGLTTKVDDGTKTKSTIKNAIGNVVSMTDTPGGTIKYIYFANRNLKESEYNGAKTTMLQDGWGRKVELKDPSAGIYRYDYNSFGEIIKETTPNGITSYTLDGTGKLTQKTILGTNTNCKTTYTYDSNSKLLLKSKFEDLSNGTNTIINEYTYDNYKRITKTIETTPFAVFTKEVTYDAFGRVETETSIASAGGKSNSNTIKNVYKNGAHWQILDNSNSVVLWQVNTVNARGQLLTAQNGPTTITNKYDNYGLASQFKYNKTSGSTNILTLDFVFDEKLGNLTSRTNSLFNKTESFKYDTQDRLTEFTNVKGVQEKQLYDDLGRITQNNMGTYNYTIKDKPYQNNSINPTIEAETYYTTKPTQSISYNAFKCPVQIEEKGIDKISFNYNDLNGRTAMFYGGLQDDKVQRPLHKYYSADGTMEIKQNIATGVFEFVTYIGGDGYTAPIVIKHNGTSKSYLYLQRDYQGSILSIADANGAVLEKRLFDAWGAIVSVKDGAGNILTGLTVLDRGYTGHEHLQSVGLINMNGRLYDPKLHRFLQPDNFVQDPFNTQNYNRYGYVLNNPLKFTDYSGEKFKLSFNDIFAGIEIIAGTALTIFTAGTGAVVGAGLIAAGVGHFAATYNEFKQTGDWGAASKNSGVFFNISFKTDFGYGDSKDKQNGIAQNMPFSNDDYIDITESNKKGGGLENNTIPCVICHHTLDRGEIFQSELMESQSKFVNGALNTTFGVVGTIGAVAAIPETGGGSGLALSLTIGQTSIGITQMADSFNERPNEILHNYSTVPGLIAGQRGSKYATMIDFTSAWITGSVNSRYFLGNTSGLLDSGRGLYYGRNVLYNGISIYSTTSTINSGYLLYDNKKK, from the coding sequence ATGAAGAAGTTTTATTTTGTCTTTTTATTTTTATTAGCTGGTTTATGGGTTTCGGGACAATCTACAGAAGTAGGAGTTACTGAAGGAGAGTTGTCTGTTTCGTTAACTGGTGCAGCAAATTATACAATTCCAATTGCAGTTCCTCCAGGGATTAATGGAGTAGTACCACAAATAAACTTAGTATATAATAGTCAGGGAGGGAATGGTGTTGCAGGTTATGGCTGGAATATTTCTGGTATTTCAAGTATTTCAAGAATTCCAGCGACTAAATTTCATGATGGAGTTATTGATCCTGTTGATTTTAATGTTTTAGATCGTTTTGCTTTAGATGGGCAGCGCTTAATAATTAAGAATGGAACAAACGGGGTTTACGGAGCTAATGGAACAGTTTATGAAACTGAAAGTTTTTCTAATATAAAAATAACATCTTTTGGTGTTCATCCAAGTGGAGCAAATTACGGTCCTGCTTATTTTTTGGTTGAGTATCCGGACGGTTCTAAAGCGTATTATGGCAATTCTTCAGATTCTAGATCTGTAACAGAGTGGGCAATTACGTATTGGGAGAATTCTCAACAGGTGAGAATAAGCTATGATTATTCTGCATCAGATAATACATTTAATAATGTATTAAATATAACATCCATAAAATATGGTAGTATTGCAACTGAAACACCTATAAATCTAATTAGATTTAAATATGATGCACGAAAACGTATTGAACAATCTTATGTGGGTGGAATCAGTATTAAAAGTAACACCATATTAAAGGAAATTAATATAATAGGTAATGGAACTGGTTTTCGAAATTATGTGTTAAAGCAAGAAGAAACTTCTTTAAATTATGAGATGTTAAAAAGTATTACAGAAAAATCAGGAGATAATATCAAGAGTTATAATCCAACTATATTTAGCTATGATGATACTGTCAATAGTAGTCCTTTAAAAGCGAGTATTTCTGCCACATTGGGATGGTCAGGATTAAATAATTTGAACACGGACTACATATCTGGTGATTTTAATGATGATGGAAAGACCGATTTTTTATTGTATTCAAAGACAGCTGGACTAAGAGATAAGTATACAATATATTCGAATATTGTTTCAGGAACACTTAATACTGGTAAACAAGATGTTGTTGGTTCTTTTGAAAATATTTTTCCTGCTTCTTTTTTAAGTCAAGATAATAAAATGTTACCTCAAGGATGGATGATTGTAAAGAAAAACGATACTAAATGCACATTTTCTCTATATGGTGTAGGATCAACTTCACCTACTTATAAACATTATGAAAAGGAATTTGATTTTAGTAAAACTGTAACAAAAGAATCTAACTGGTCTTATTGTAATCCTACTGATTATAAAGGCGTAATTACAGAAAACGTTCCTGTTGACTATTATAGCGGCGATTTTAATGGCGATGGTCTTACAGATGTTATTTCAATAGAAAGAAGCTTTTATTATGATATGAAGGTCTGTAATTTTGGAAATCGCACAACAGAATACCAAAGAACTCTTTATCAGGGCGGCACTGTGTATTTTTTTGATCTGGACAGAAGAATTGCCAATAATAAAGCAGATAATATTGGAAGTATAAAATTAAATGGAACGGCAAATACGAAAATTTTTATAGCTGATTTTAATGGTGATGGCAAATCTGACATTTACGTGTTAGATACAAATTTTGTAAAGGTTTATGGTTTTAATAAAGATAACAAACTAGTTCTGTTAAGCGAAAATACAATAGCAGATACAGGTATTGTTTTGGATAGACCAATTTTATTAGGAGATTATAATGGTGATGGAAAGATTGATTTTGTAATTCCAAATGAATTAAATAAAGATAGTTGGAATTTTTATCTTGCGACAGGTGTATCATTTAAAAAAATTAATACTTCTATAGGGATACTTTATGAATATGGAAATTTAAACTATTATGAAGTTAAAGGGAATGATGGTGTTGTAAGGTATCCATATAGTTTAAAAGAGAGTACCTATATTGCAAATGATTATAATGGAGATGGAAAAACTGATATTTTATATCAGCAAAATTTAACCACTGCCCAAGATGGATTTTTTGGAAAAACAGGATCTCCAATAGTAACAAAATTAATTTTGTTTGAAAATATAAAAGTAACTGATAGTGAAGTCATGTTTTCTCCTATTGATGCTCCTGAGGAATTTTCAGGAATAGGAAGAAACTCTATTCCTATATTCACAAATCATAATCAGATAAATCAGAATTTGGAATACAGTGTGATTTACGATAATATGATTAAATCTTTTAAAAGTCCAAAAGACAGTAGGGAAGATGTTTTGTTAAAAGGAATTACCAATGGAAATAAGGTAAAGGAAACAATCACTTACAAACCGTTAAAACAAGATCCTTATGAGCCTGTTTATACACCAACTTCATTAGTAGAAACTTTCCCCAATATAGATGTTATAACTGCACCAGGTTTCAGAATCGTTTCAATGTTAGCGAAGCAGAGTGAAGATGTCGATAAAAAGCAACTTTATTTTTACTCAGGTGCAGTTTCAAATGCCGAGGGGCTTGGTTTTCTTGGCTTTCGCTCCACTTCAAAAACCAATTGGCATCAAGATGATTCTCAAATAATATCAACGATTTTTAAATTTGATACTAATTTAAGAGGAGCTAATGTAGAGAATTACACTGTATTAGGATTGCATATGCCTCTTATATATAATCGAAATGCAATTAATACTCCCAATACCATTGTAAAAGACAATAATTATAACGTATCAGGGATAGAAAACCTATTGGCTACCCAAAGTATAGTTTTAAAACCAAATACTTGGATTAAAGCAGGAAGTACTTTTTCTGCAAAAATTAATGAAGATGCCAATATGGGAACTTCAACAAATACACCAACAAATTTTATAACAAAATCACTTTTGTCGTATGAAAGCGAATTGCTGTCTAATAAAGTGTTCAAAATTAAAAATAATAAAACCAAACAGTTTAATGGTTTAGAAAATACAGGAAGCGAAACGACAACAGAATATGATAATTATAATAATCCTTTAAAGTCTGTCACCTTATTAAAAGAAGGTGGATCTACTATTCAAACCACAGTTTCTAATTTGAGTTATGTTGCTTCTTCATCAACTCCTTATGTTGTAGGAAGACCAGCTGGCAAAAATCAGAGCATAACGATTTCAGGAGATGTAATGACAACGGAAGAATCATACACATTCTCAAACAGTTTGTTAACCCAAGTTAAAAAGAAAGGGACTAATACAGATTATATTACAGAAGATAATGTATATGACACATATGGTAACGTCGTTAAAAAAACTATTACAGCAGTAGGTTTGACGTCTAGAGTTACTAGTTATGATTATGATTCTTCTGGTCGATTTTTGATTAAAAGTACTGATGTAGAAGGATTGTCTACAAGTTATGATTATAATTTGAGCAATGGACTAGTAAAGTCTGATACAAATCCGTTTGGATTAAAAACTACATATGATTACGATTCCTGGTTTAGAAAAACCAAAACGACAGATTATTTAGGAAAAATTCAAAGTTATGTTTATACACGTAATAATGAACGAACCGTTATTACGACAAGTGCTGATGATGGAAGTGCAAGTGAAGAAACTTTTGATGACTTGGGTAGAAAAATAAAATCTGGATCAAAAGATATTAATGGAACATTTTCATATGTCTCGTATTTGTATGATATTTACGATAGAAATTACAAAGTAAGCGAGCCCTATTTTGGTTCATCGCCGACGCAATGGAATGAAGTTAAATTTGATCAGTATGGCAGAAATAGTGAAAGTATATCTTTTACAGGTAAAACTACCAGTATAACGTATTCAGGTCTAACCACAAAAGTGGACGATGGTACAAAAACAAAATCTACCATTAAAAATGCTATTGGCAATGTAGTTTCTATGACAGATACTCCAGGAGGCACTATTAAATATATTTATTTTGCAAACAGGAATTTGAAAGAGTCTGAATATAATGGTGCTAAAACTACTATGTTACAAGATGGTTGGGGCAGAAAAGTAGAATTAAAAGACCCATCTGCGGGAATTTATAGATATGATTATAACAGTTTTGGAGAAATAATAAAAGAAACTACACCAAATGGAATAACAAGTTATACTCTTGACGGAACGGGTAAACTAACTCAAAAAACAATATTAGGTACAAATACTAATTGTAAAACGACGTATACATACGACTCTAATTCGAAATTGCTTTTAAAATCGAAGTTCGAAGATTTAAGTAATGGAACCAATACAATCATAAACGAATACACTTATGATAATTATAAAAGAATTACTAAAACAATAGAAACAACTCCATTTGCCGTTTTTACCAAAGAAGTCACTTATGATGCTTTTGGAAGAGTAGAAACAGAAACTTCAATAGCTTCTGCTGGAGGCAAATCAAACAGTAATACAATAAAAAATGTTTATAAAAATGGTGCGCACTGGCAAATACTAGACAATTCAAATAGCGTCGTTTTATGGCAGGTTAATACTGTAAATGCAAGAGGGCAATTGCTCACAGCACAAAATGGTCCTACAACAATTACAAATAAATATGATAATTACGGACTAGCTTCGCAATTTAAGTATAACAAAACATCTGGATCTACAAATATCCTAACATTGGATTTTGTATTTGATGAAAAATTAGGCAATTTAACAAGTAGAACAAATAGTTTGTTTAACAAAACCGAAAGTTTTAAGTACGATACTCAAGATCGTTTAACCGAATTTACCAATGTAAAGGGGGTTCAAGAAAAACAACTTTATGATGATTTAGGAAGAATAACCCAGAATAATATGGGGACTTATAATTATACAATAAAGGATAAACCCTATCAAAACAACTCAATTAATCCCACAATTGAGGCAGAGACATATTACACAACTAAACCAACACAAAGTATTTCATATAATGCTTTTAAATGCCCTGTGCAAATTGAAGAAAAAGGAATAGACAAAATAAGTTTTAATTATAATGATCTAAACGGTAGAACCGCTATGTTTTATGGTGGCTTGCAAGACGATAAAGTTCAAAGACCATTACATAAATATTATTCTGCCGATGGCACAATGGAAATCAAGCAGAATATAGCAACTGGTGTTTTTGAGTTTGTTACTTATATTGGCGGTGATGGATATACTGCACCAATTGTCATAAAGCATAATGGAACATCTAAAAGTTATTTATACCTGCAAAGAGATTATCAAGGCAGTATTTTATCCATTGCTGATGCAAATGGCGCAGTATTAGAAAAACGATTATTTGATGCTTGGGGCGCTATTGTAAGTGTAAAAGATGGCGCAGGAAATATACTGACAGGTTTAACAGTTTTAGACCGTGGTTATACAGGTCACGAGCACTTGCAGAGTGTTGGGCTTATAAATATGAACGGACGTTTATATGACCCTAAATTACATCGTTTTTTACAGCCCGATAATTTTGTGCAGGATCCATTTAATACACAAAATTATAATAGGTACGGATATGTTTTGAACAACCCACTAAAATTTACAGATTATAGCGGGGAGAAATTTAAACTAAGCTTTAATGATATTTTTGCGGGTATTGAAATAATAGCCGGAACAGCATTGACTATATTTACTGCAGGAACAGGTGCTGTGGTAGGTGCTGGATTAATTGCGGCGGGTGTTGGACATTTTGCAGCAACTTACAATGAGTTTAAACAAACTGGAGATTGGGGCGCCGCTTCTAAAAATTCAGGTGTATTTTTTAATATATCTTTCAAGACAGATTTTGGCTATGGAGATTCTAAAGATAAGCAGAATGGTATTGCTCAAAATATGCCTTTTTCTAATGATGATTATATTGATATAACTGAAAGTAATAAAAAAGGGGGAGGTTTAGAAAACAATACGATTCCGTGTGTAATATGCCATCATACTTTAGATAGAGGAGAAATTTTTCAATCGGAGTTAATGGAATCACAATCAAAATTCGTAAATGGGGCGCTAAATACAACGTTTGGAGTTGTTGGAACAATTGGTGCTGTAGCTGCAATTCCAGAAACTGGCGGAGGATCTGGACTTGCATTAAGTTTGACAATTGGGCAGACCTCAATTGGCATAACTCAAATGGCAGATTCTTTTAATGAAAGACCAAATGAGATTCTTCATAATTATTCAACAGTTCCCGGTTTAATAGCAGGTCAAAGAGGTAGCAAATACGCCACTATGATAGATTTTACTTCTGCATGGATTACTGGAAGTGTAAATTCGCGTTATTTTCTTGGAAATACTTCAGGACTATTAGATTCTGGAAGAGGTCTATACTATGGAAGAAATGTTTTATATAATGGAATCTCAATCTATAGTACCACAAGTACTATTAATAGTGGTTATTTACTTTATGATAATAAGAAAAAATAG
- a CDS encoding TonB-dependent receptor, with amino-acid sequence MRVYLLIMLFFSGISFAQNTITGSVTDSNKQSVPGANINVVGSTNGTSTDFDGTFKLNTSSKPPFTIKISAVGFEAKTINVTSLSQSIDVVLKDEETKLDEIVVSASRTPERVIESPVTIERMGIQEIKNTTAPTFYDGLENLKEVNFNTSSISFKSINTRGFATVANTRFMQLVDGMDNSSPALNFVLGNLIGISDIDVASVELLPGASSALYGANAFNGIMFMNSKSPFTNEGISVYYKYGQTTQKAAGTNDYNDFGIRAAKAFTRHFAMKANFTYMEASEWIAADTRSMTGGSVGHAMNQNYDGLNIYGDEVTTSIPNVGQVSRTGYREQDLTDNKVKSMKADFSAHIKPWADDTEIILQYKIGTGSTIYQGANRYALKDFLMQQGKFEIKGKNFFGRIYFTSEDAGDSYDMRFAGWNINRLAKSDKNWFTDYGTAFQLSSALLGLNANDAAVYARNFADYNVSPNLPLVPNIDPANPSAPRSARFEPGSAQFNNALATVTSNADLTQGAKFIDHSKLYHSDVNYNFRDLIKFAEIQVGGSWRKYVMDSEGTIFTDYDGPIEYKEYGAYAQVQKKWLDDRLKFTGSLRYDKSQNFDGNISPRVSFVYSAGASKRHNFRVSYQTGFRNPTTQDQYIGLDLGPFALIGSAADNLDRFQETVNVSASGQALAGQPATIGMSGRNAYENAYTLASVQAFAVSANPADLKVANVQLVKPEEVQAFEAGYRTVVQNDLSIDINGYYNIYNDFMNTSRVISPYYGTAGTNSADPSVQLSYAALAFGDRRVYQVYTNTTAQITSLGFGVGLSKKVYKDFELGVNYNYAQFNFDQSDDPSFVAGFNTPKHRIKASLGNAKLTKNLGFNVNVRWNTEYLWQSSFGDGMIPENTVLDAQVNYGIPKLKSVIKVGATNLFGSDYLQVIGAGAIGKMWFASWIINP; translated from the coding sequence ATGAGAGTCTATTTACTAATTATGTTGTTTTTTAGCGGAATATCCTTTGCGCAGAATACAATTACAGGTTCTGTTACCGATAGTAACAAACAGTCTGTCCCTGGTGCCAATATTAATGTGGTTGGAAGTACCAATGGAACTTCTACCGATTTTGATGGTACATTTAAACTGAATACTTCATCTAAACCGCCGTTTACTATTAAAATATCGGCTGTAGGTTTTGAGGCGAAAACTATAAATGTTACGTCATTAAGCCAAAGTATAGATGTTGTTTTGAAAGATGAAGAAACTAAATTAGATGAAATCGTAGTTTCGGCTTCGAGAACTCCTGAGAGGGTAATTGAGTCACCGGTTACTATTGAGAGAATGGGGATTCAGGAAATAAAAAATACCACTGCTCCAACTTTCTATGATGGTTTAGAAAACTTAAAAGAAGTAAATTTCAATACGAGCAGTATTTCTTTTAAATCAATAAACACTCGTGGTTTTGCTACAGTTGCGAATACGCGTTTTATGCAATTAGTAGATGGTATGGATAACTCTTCTCCAGCTTTGAACTTTGTATTAGGAAACTTAATTGGTATTTCTGATATCGATGTGGCTAGTGTTGAGCTTTTGCCGGGAGCATCATCTGCTCTTTATGGAGCAAATGCTTTCAACGGTATTATGTTTATGAATAGTAAAAGTCCGTTCACAAATGAGGGTATTAGTGTGTATTATAAATACGGACAGACTACTCAAAAAGCAGCAGGAACAAACGATTACAATGATTTTGGAATCAGAGCTGCAAAAGCATTTACCAGACATTTTGCGATGAAAGCAAACTTCACTTATATGGAAGCATCAGAGTGGATTGCTGCTGATACAAGAAGTATGACTGGTGGTTCTGTTGGACATGCAATGAATCAAAATTATGATGGATTAAATATTTACGGTGATGAGGTTACTACTTCTATCCCAAATGTTGGTCAAGTAAGTAGAACTGGATATCGTGAACAAGATTTAACTGATAATAAAGTTAAAAGTATGAAAGCTGACTTTAGCGCTCATATTAAGCCTTGGGCTGATGACACAGAAATTATTTTACAATATAAAATTGGTACGGGAAGTACTATTTATCAAGGAGCAAATAGATATGCGTTGAAAGACTTCTTGATGCAGCAAGGTAAATTTGAAATAAAAGGTAAAAACTTTTTTGGTAGAATTTATTTTACAAGTGAAGATGCGGGAGATTCTTATGACATGAGATTTGCAGGTTGGAACATTAACAGATTGGCTAAATCAGATAAAAACTGGTTTACTGATTATGGAACAGCGTTTCAATTGTCTTCTGCCTTGTTAGGACTTAATGCTAATGATGCTGCGGTTTATGCTAGAAATTTTGCTGATTACAATGTTTCTCCAAACTTGCCATTGGTTCCGAATATTGATCCAGCTAATCCAAGTGCTCCAAGATCAGCAAGATTTGAACCGGGATCAGCACAGTTTAATAATGCGCTTGCAACGGTAACTTCTAATGCCGATTTAACTCAGGGAGCTAAATTTATAGATCATTCAAAATTATATCATTCAGATGTAAATTATAATTTCAGAGACCTTATCAAATTTGCTGAAATCCAAGTTGGAGGATCGTGGAGAAAATATGTAATGGATTCTGAAGGAACAATTTTTACAGATTATGATGGTCCAATCGAATATAAAGAATACGGTGCATATGCCCAAGTACAAAAAAAATGGTTAGACGACAGATTGAAATTTACAGGATCTTTACGTTATGACAAAAGCCAAAACTTCGACGGAAATATTTCGCCTAGAGTATCATTTGTGTATTCTGCAGGAGCTTCTAAAAGACACAACTTCAGAGTTTCCTATCAAACGGGTTTCCGTAATCCTACTACACAGGATCAATATATTGGTTTAGATTTGGGACCATTTGCCTTAATTGGATCAGCTGCTGATAACTTAGATCGTTTTCAAGAAACAGTTAATGTGAGTGCTTCAGGTCAGGCTTTGGCGGGACAGCCTGCGACTATAGGAATGTCTGGTCGTAATGCGTACGAAAATGCATATACATTAGCTTCTGTTCAAGCATTTGCGGTTTCTGCAAATCCAGCAGATCTTAAAGTGGCAAATGTTCAATTAGTGAAACCAGAAGAAGTTCAAGCTTTTGAAGCTGGATATCGTACGGTGGTTCAAAATGATTTGTCAATTGATATTAATGGGTATTATAATATCTACAATGATTTCATGAATACTTCAAGAGTAATTTCTCCTTACTACGGAACGGCAGGAACTAATTCTGCAGATCCTTCTGTTCAGTTAAGTTATGCGGCTTTAGCTTTTGGAGACAGAAGAGTGTATCAAGTTTATACTAATACTACTGCTCAGATTACATCATTGGGTTTTGGAGTTGGATTGTCTAAAAAAGTATATAAAGACTTTGAGCTTGGAGTAAACTATAATTACGCTCAGTTTAATTTTGATCAATCAGATGATCCAAGTTTCGTGGCAGGATTTAACACTCCAAAACATAGAATTAAAGCTTCTCTTGGAAATGCTAAGCTGACTAAAAACTTAGGCTTTAATGTAAATGTGAGATGGAATACAGAATATTTATGGCAGTCTTCTTTTGGAGACGGTATGATTCCTGAAAATACAGTTCTTGATGCTCAGGTTAATTATGGAATTCCAAAACTGAAATCAGTTATTAAAGTTGGAGCAACAAACCTTTTCGGATCAGATTATCTTCAGGTAATTGGAGCGGGAGCAATTGGTAAAATGTGGTTTGCTTCGTGGATCATTAATCCTTAA